GCGCGGCGTCGCCAAGCAGCGTAACTCGGCCCTGCGTCCACCGGGGCAGCGGATCGCGGTCAATCATGGGGTACCGAGTGATTTTTTGCGTGCGTGTCAGCAGCGCCTCGATGTCGATATCCGGCATCCGAAAATCCAGGAACTCGGAGATGAAGTTCCGATCTCCCTCGCAGCTCCAATCGGCCTCGTCGGCGGCCCGGGGCTGATCGTGGCGCACTTCGGCCACCCAGTTCACGAGCGCCTTGCCGTCGCGCGCGGCGCGACCGCTGATGGGATAGCATACGATCTTCACATTGTGGTCACCGGCGATGAACATCGTCACGCCGTCGCCGAAGGGCGCCTGCAGGTTGGCGCCGCGCCACATCATCGTGCCCTCGTAACGCGCCGGCCCTTCGTCGGGATAGAGTTGGCGGCGCACTTTGGAGCGAAAGCCGTCCGCACCGATCAGGATTTCACTCTTGAAGGCACCGCCATCTGAGAAAAGCACGTGCAGCCCGTTTTCTTCCTGCGAAAAGCCTGTGACGACCTTCCTGGTCGTCACCGCATCCGCGCCGGCTCGGGCACGGACCTCGTCTAGCAGAAGAAACTGGAGTTCACCGCGGTGGATCGAGTACTGCGGATATTCGAATCCCGCTTCGACGCAGCGCGGGTCGGACTGGATTAGGTGACCGAAGCGGGTACGGTATTCGATCGCACGGGTGCGTATGGCCATCTCGTCGAGAGCAGGACCCAAGCCGAGGCGGTGCAGGACGCCGGAAGCGTGGGGCATGATGTTGATGCCGACGCCTAGCGGCTCCAGAACGTCCGCGGCTTCGAAAACCCGGACTTCATGTCCCTGCTCGTGCAAGCAAAGTGCGGCTGTCAAGCCGCCAATGCCCGCACCCGCAATCGCAATCTTCATGTTGTTCTCCAAGGTCATTCGAGACGGACACGCCCCATGCCGCCGCAGTCCACCGCCGCTCTTGGTACTGTGGTTTATTCGCGATCGGCGCGCATCCTTACGATACTTGCCGATGGTAAAGAGCCGGGTCGCCGGACGCAGAGGAATCACTCATATGCGTCGCAGTTAGCTCCCGCTTAATTACGTTCCAACGCTCGGGTATAGGTACGTTCAGGATTTCAGGCTTGTCGGACTCAAGCACTTTCAAGCGGCAATAGGCATAAAGCGAATCATAGAAAATGAGGCTCTTGTCTATGTTGTCGTTATCATTTGCGCTTATGTTCATCATCCCCTGAGAAAGGGCGTCAAGACCTATTCCAACCGGATCTTTCAGTGCGGCAACGTCTGTGTAGCCACGTTCGATCTGGCTAAAGACATGAGTTATGCCGGAATCAATAATTGTGGCCAATATTTCCAAAGCCCGATCTTCGATCTTGTACTTGCGTAGAATCTTTCGAAACGTCGACCCATCCGCGTCATGGATGCCCAGCTCCACGCCGGGCAACGCGAATGGAATGGCTCCTGATGGCGGCTTAACATCCGAACCGAACGGAACGAAGATGAACTCTGCGTCCGAATCGATAAATCGCTTGATCAACCAAGGCGACGCAACCCGATCCATGTGTACATGATCTCTAGTCACCCATTTCATAGCAGCTACCTTTCCTGAATGCAGATTGACTGAATCGGATTGCGGATAAGATTGCCTGATCAGGCTGAAACCCTAAGACGACAGATAGATACTTTCTCAGAGCATTATTTTCGGAAACTCGCGAATATCCCATTCACTTATCGACTTGGATTCCATTGTTGACCATTGCCTGGGCACATAGGATGCATCATCTAAAATGATCTCTTCTTCGGTCGAGTATTCGATGACGTTTCCAGTATAATCCTCGAAGTAATACGCGATGTTATGACCTGGCCCGTGGCGCATCGGTCGCCAAATAATGTTTACCTTGCCATCCTTTTCCATGGCGGCGTGGGACTCTTCCAAGGCGTTCTTGTTCTTCAACGTAAATTGCACATGATGAAGCCCGTCATACTCGGAAGCAGCGACGGCATAGCAATGCCAAAGCTTTCCCTTGTCGCTTCCACTGCGGAAAAAACCTAGCAACGGTTTGTCGGTGGGATCACATATTCGCCCGGACTCTTGGAGACCGAGAACACGCGCCGCAAAGTCATACGCGGCGGGGATATCGACCGCGCGTATAACCGCGTGGTCGAGGCATAACGGCTGTGGCGCTTTCTCCGATGGAAAAATGTTGCAGGCCATCGGCTCAGTCGTCCTGACACCCACAGTCAGTTCGATCGTGGCGCCGCCGGGATTCCTCACCCTGAGTGCCGGTCCATGGCGCCAAAGATCCGACTTCTCCACGCGCACGATCGGCACGTCAATCTGGGCCAATCTCGTTTCGGCAGCTACCAACTCGGAGGCTTGGTTTACGACATACGATATATGATCGATCTTGCCATGCTCGCCATTTGTATAGACGAGGGAATACGGATCGTGGCCACCTGCTGCAAGATAATGTCTGCCCGCGGAATCGACATGAACTAGATAGAAGCCCATATGCCGGACCGCAAATTCCGCTGCGGCTTCCGGCTCGTCGGCGCACAAGGCGATATAGTTCCCGCGAACGATCCCCAGGGAAGCAAAGTCATTGAACGGCCCAAAGATCTGCTTGGGAATACCATGTCGATTGTCTGCCATATCTTTCCTCTGTTTTTGCGCTGTGGACTGCTGATTTGTTGGCTATTCTACAAGAGCCAGGATGGCGCGTTCATGCTGCCTTAGGACCGACGAGGCGGAACACCCGCCCTTTCGGAAACAACCTCGTAGATCGAAGCGACGTCCGCATCGCCCAGGCCCTTCTCGATCGCGTCGCCATACATGCGGGCGGCGGCCGTGAGCAGCGGCACTGGACATTGGATTTCCCGCGCTATCTCTTGGATAAGGTCGATATCTTTCTTGAGCCCCGAATTGGTTCCCATGGCGGGGGACCATTCACCATCGATCATCCGCTGAGCGCGCGCGGTAAGTTGAACAGAGCCGCCCCCGCTGTTGACGAGCGCATCGACAAGGTTCTTCGAAGGAATTCCCAATTTGCGCCCGAGTGCCAGGCACTCGGCGGCAGCGGACAAGTTCACAGACACGAGGTGATTTGCACATAACTTGATCCGCTGGGCGTTACCGAACCCCCCCATATAGTAGACACTTGGAAGGATCGCCCTCAGGATCGGCAGTAAATTATGGCACTCGCGCTCCCCACCGCTGACGAACATCGCCCCACGCTTGGCGACGACCATATTCGGTGTCGCGCTGATAGCGCCATCCAGCATGACGGTACCGCGAGACGCCAATTCGTCCCGGATAGCCACCTTGTCTGCAATGCCTAGCGTAGAGAGCTCGACCAGAATCTGACCCTCGCGAGCATTCTTCACCAGCCCGTTGACGGCAAAGACCACACTGCGCAGAGCATCGAAGCCGGGCAGGACCGTGAAGATTACCTCGCAACGGGATGACACTTCAGCGCAACTCTCTGCCGCAACGGCTCCAGCGCTGACGATGCATTCCCGATTCGTACGACGAAATGCGACGACTTCGTAACCTCCTTCGAGCAGATTTCGGAGGATCGGCAGGCCAATGTTCCCCACTCCGACCATCCCCACAGGTCCCGGTTTCATCTCATCCTCCACACCTGGCGCTGCGTGCGATTGGAGCCGCCCGAACGTACGGTTCAATTTCCTCAAAACCTCGGGACCAGTTGCCGATTTCGCGCAACGGGTTGCCCGCCGGGATTCGCTTCTCGGTCTGATTGAACGAAGACATTCCGATTTGATCCTGAAACCGCTCGCGCATACCCAGTCCTTCCGGCTAAACAATTGAGGACTGAATCGTCCCCTTCGCTCTGGCAAGTTTTTTCAGAAAACTGCTAGAGCCGGAATCCGACCATGCCGGCCACCGTTGCGCTCGCGAACAGCGCACCGATACATATGACGGCCAACGCCAGGCGGTCCGACAGTAACTTTCCCATGCCGTGCGAAAGAAAGACCACGCGGAGACCGCAAGCCAGGTGAGTAAAGATCGTGAAAACCGCAAACCAGTAGTACGGGACTAGCCGCGAGTAGTTGAGGCTACCTAGGAGTCCAGTTTTAGATCCGGTGGCGAAAATCCAGTTCGTATCAACGTTGTTCACCCACCGAGCGAACACGAGAATGATCAGCAAGTGTGCGCTCAGGAATGTCATGAGGCCTATGCCGGTGCCAATCTGAAGTATGCGAAAGGGCTCGTTTCTTTCGGATTGCTTGACCAATGCGAGTTTTAGTCCCGTGACAACTTGAAACAGAAACAAGCCGAGAATACCGGCCTCGACGAGACCAATGCGGTACCATTTGCGGAGGAAGTCCATTACATCGATATGGACTTGCGCGCCGAGCAGCCCAACAAAGTGATTGCCAAGATGGGCGACCAGAAAAAGCACGAGAATGGTTGCGGCCGACACGCCGTGGGCAAAACGTAGCTTGCGTGTCTGCGCCCCCGTTCGGGCGATGAAACGCTGCTCGCTGGGGATAGCTGCAAAGATGGTCAGCGCCGCCCAAACCGGGAGCCAGAACAGCCAATCATTCGGCGATATGCGCAGCCCGGCAAACACCACGAGTTCGAGGGTAAACAGCGCAGGGCTGGCAAACGCCAGATAGGCGATCCAACGTTTGCCAAGGAACGCATCAGAGTGTTCGCGCGGTCGCAGCAGAAGGAAATAGCTCGCCAAAGTCGGTATGGCGGTTAGGCACAGCGATGCCGCCGTAGCAAACAAGAAGGGCACCTTGCCGTTCCCCTCCGCAGCCCGCATGGCGCTAAGAGACGTGAAGAAGCACCAGACATACAGCGGAAAGGTCATAGCCGCGAGCGGTGGCAATATAGATGCGGCCCTGGCGGACAGTACAGGAGTTGCCTGAACTGCCGGTTCCGAGCCAAGAGGTATATCTGTCATCGGTATCCCCTCCTAAACAGCGCGGCGCGCCGCGCTGTGGGACTGGTGGTGAACGGGTTCAGTCTTGGTGTCATCGTCATCTCCTGTCGGGGGATTGCGGAGACGTGACGAGTTGCGCCCACAACTTGTGACATGGAGAGCAACGTTTTCTCAGAGCGTTGGTCGACATCGATGTTGGTCCGCTACCCGGGATGCGTTAGCGTCCGCTAACGGCGCGCTTCCGCGCACATTTGAGAAACCAGAAAAATTGGTGCCGCGGAGCGTCGCGGCACCCAGTGGGAGGAAGGAAGGCTTAGAACTTCACCGTTACGCCGCCATAGACGGTCGATTCGGTGCAGGAGTTGGTGCTTTGACCGGTTGCTGCGATCGTGCAGACGCCGGGCATCGCATTGCGGTCGAGGCCAAACTTGTTCTGCCAGTAGCGATAGGCGACCCAGAGGTCGACGAAGTGTGAGTACTTCGGACCGACGAACGCTTTGCTCGCGTCAAAGGTCAGACGGATCGGCTCGCTGTTGAATTCGATCTTGGAAGCGGTGCTGAACCGACCGACGCCCGAAAGCGCCGGGAGATTGTTGAAATCGCCTTTCGGCCCATACCAGCCGGCGCGGCCGCTGATCGAGAAGAACTGCATGTTTTCAGGCAGGAAGCCCAGATCCATGTAGTAGTTGGTTTCGACCGCCCATGTTGGATTGTAGTTGACGTTGCCGTCCGCGTTGCAGGTGACGCCGGCAATACCGGGACCAAACAGGCCGCATTGGGTGAACGCGTAGTGGTTTGAGAACTCCCAGTATGCCAACGGAGCGACGTTGAAGTAGCCCTTGTAGGGCAGGTCGAAAGCGAACTGCAGACCGGCAACGACGTCGCGCTTGGTCGGAGCCAGGAAGATGTTTTGCAGGTTACCGTCCATGCCGACTTCGAACGAAATGTTATGCAGCGGTCCGATGCTGAAGGCCTTGGTGTTGAAGATCTGGTTCCAGCCGAAGGTGGAGCGGAACAGGCCGTAGATATCCGTTTCGCCGGCGCAATTGCCGAAGCCACCGGTGATGGTTACACCGGGTGCGACGCAGGGCGAGGCCGGATCGTTATGGCCCGACTTGAGCAGCATAATGTTGAAGAAATTTGTGCCGTAGGCCCATGCATCGAAGTGAGTGAACGAATAGACCTGCCTGGCGGTCGTACCTTCAATCCCGCCACCCGGCTTGACGGTGAACATGCCGGGATCGGTACCCTTCGGCATCCATGAGAAGGAGACCCGGTCATCGATCACGAAGAAGAACGGCAGATCAGCGACCGGATTCGGCTTGGCCTTCACCGGTATCGGGACTGGATCAGCGGCGTTGGCGACGCCAATCAGCACGCTGCTCACAAGCGACAGCGCGGCTGCCGTTGCTATTGATCGGTAGCGAAAGGTCATTTTCATATCCCCCCAAATTGTTAACGATCAAAACTATTCTATACGGTGCAGTGTAATTAAACTATACGGTATGGTGTAGTTTTGCAACGCGATTCTGTGGCAGAACAATCACACACAGAATGTTTTGGTTTTCAGAGCGATCCGTCTTGCGGAACGGTGGCGGTCGACAGCCGCCGGTGCCACTTGCCGGCGGCCGCATCCCGACGGGATACCGGTACGCGCCAAATTAAAGAAACAGGACTGCACCCACGACAAGCATGGTTGGTATTCAGCGCCAGAGAACTGGACCCCTGCGAGCCACGGATGATTCCAAAGACGGAAATGGCAATACCCGCCGTAGACCGCCTAAATCCCCGATTGGCTATCTCATGTGCACTCGTGAGGCGAGACGGCGGGATCAGTCAGCTTGCTTGCGCACTGTCATCGGACATGCAGACCTGGAGCGAGAATGCGCCTTCGTGGATGAACCAAGGCTCGACAGCAAAGTCACGCACACCGGCCTTGACGATAGGCTCGTTTTCCGCGATCGCCCTCGCCTCATCTTCGTCCTTGACAAGAAGCACGGTTACACCGTTTGGGCCTTTTCGTGTGCTCAAGGGACCAGAAGCAAATAGCTTTCCTTTTTCTTCAAGCAGCTTGATGTATTGAAGATGCTCGGTGATCCACGGATCCAGCTCTTTGTCCTTGGCGTACCAAAAGACAATGAAAGACACCAGCTTAGGCATCTTCGAGACGCCCGGCTGTGAAACTTCCGATGGTGTAGACATGTGTTCTTTCCAATGGACGCTAAGCTTTCATGATATTGACTAGTCGGCCGAGTCCCTCGATCTCGATGGCGACCTCATCACCTGCGAGGAGGAATTCTTTCTTGGGCATCCCGACGCCTGCGGGAGTACCAGTCGCGATAACATCGCCGGGGAACAGCGTGATATGCCGGCTGAGATAGGCAACCTGCTCTGCAATTGAGTACACCATTCGAGACGTGTTGGAGGATTGCTTGACGACACCGTTGACGGTCAGCGCTATGTCCAGATTTTGCGGGTCGGCAACGAATTCTGCCGGCGTTAGCCACGGTCCCATGGGTGCACTACCGTCGAAGCACTTTTGCCCCAGAAAGTCGTAGATGAACGGGCTGTCCTCGCGCTTGATCAGGTTGCGGGCTGACAGGTCGTTGATAGCAAGATAACCCGCGACGATCGAGAGGGCGTCTGCTTCCGGGATGTTGCTCGCCTCGCGCCCGATCACGACGCCAAGCTCGGCTTCCCAATCCAGCATCGTGGTAAAGGGCGGAATGCGAATGCACGCACCGGTTCCTACGATCGAGCCACGCGTCGTTTTGACAAAGAACCAGGGTTCTGGTCCTTTCTTGAAGGTCGGAGTAGCCCCCGTTGTCTGTTTGACCGACTCAGTCATTTCGTCGAGGTGGTCCCAGTAATTGGACCCTGCGCAAAAGAACGCTCCCGGATACTGAACGGGCGCACCAAGCTTGGCCTCTTCGAGTGGGATCGACGGAACTGCGGAGAGATCGACCTGCGCAAGCGCCGACGATATGCGAGCACGACTCTCATCCCAGTTCCGAAGGAGTTCGAGGACGGTGCAATCGCTACCGATCAAGTCCACCGTTTGAAAAATGTGCCCTTCATGCAGAATGGCACCCTTTTGGCCCCTGCTATCCGCCAAACTGACCAACCGGTATTCGGCCACTATCTTGCCCCCTCGTTGTCAATGCGCGTGGGTTGGAACTCACCGATGTTGCGTAGCTAAAGGCCGAAGTCTGGGTAGTTCATGGTCGAGGAACGCCTGTGTCCTGGAGGCCAGGAATCCCGATGAGAACGAGACCGTTCATCGTCCGGAATTTGTTAGCTTCGTCGATCGATCATGCAGTGAAGTCAGAAAGCCCATTTCATTTCATCGGGCAATCTTGGTGGTATTGATCCATTCCCGCCTCAGTCAACGTCGCAAGCAGATCATTTTTTAATTCGCCACTTTTGGTCTTGGAGACACGGTTCAGGTAGTAATTCTGAATCGGGAAGTGGTTGTTGTTGAACGCGAAGTATCCGCGGATTGAATCGTATTTCACGTTCCGAAGCGCTTCGCGGAAAGCATCGCTATTTTCCACGTCGCCATTCACTGCGGTGACTGCGGCATTCAAAAGCAGGACCGTGTCGTAGGCCATCGCCGCGAGAATGGATGGCGTTTCTCCATACTGCTCCCTATAAGCTTCGACGAATTTCCGGTTTGCCGCATTGTCGAGGTTCTCGCTCCAGTTTCCGACATGTACCAAGTCGATAGCTGCGTCCCCGGTCGCCTTAAAGGTCGACACATCGGCAATCGTCGTCTGAGTGTAGATCTTGACGGCTTCCCGCAGTCCCGACTGCTTCAGCTGAAGCAGGAATGCTGCACCCGGGGCACCCGGCAGGAATTCGACAATCACCTCGGGGTTCGCGGCGCGCAAACGGCTGATCTCTGCTCCGTAATCAGACTGGCCCAACGTCACGAGGACTTCCGCGACCAGGTCCTTGCCGTAGCCGCGTTTCACACCTGAAACGACGTCCCAGCCAGCCGCATAGTTGTTGGTGATGACTGCGACACGCTTAACGCCTTCCTTGGCAAGATATGCTCCGACCTCCTGGAACGTGCTAGCGATAATCCAAGATGCAAGGAAGTAGTTTGGCTGGCAGTTTTTTCCGGCTCTTGACGTCTCGCCACCCGAAACCGCCATCACGAAACGACCGGTTGGAAGTACGGTGGAGAGCACAGCTTCCGAGACGTGCGAGTAGAGAAGACCGGACATGATATGAATTTTGTCCCGCTCCATCATTTGACGCGCGAGCTGAACGCCAACCTCAGGCTTCGCCTGGTCGTCACCCGTGAACAGTTTGACTGGGAGTCCGCCCAGCTTGTTGCCGGTGTGTTCGAGTCCCAGTCGGAAGGCGTTAAGCATATCGACGCCTTGGTTGCCTCCTTGCCTGGATTGTGGGCTGATAAAGCCAAGTCTGATTTCGTTGGGTGCCGCCGATGCAAAGCTTGACATGACTGCCGCGATGAACGCGGCGACAAATATTCCGGTCAATTTCATGGGTCCCTCCCTGTTTAGACACCGAGATGCTTAAGGTGAAGCTGCCCATCTTCGGCGAACTCCCTCGCCGGTCCCTCCCAGACCGTTCGGCCTTTCGAGAGAACAACGACACGACGTGCAATTCGCGCAAGCGCTTCGATATTCTTGTCGACGACGACGACCGACAGCCCCTCCGACGCGATTTCCTCCAAACTCGCCCAGATTTCCCTTCGGATGAGCGGCGCGAGCCCCTCGGTCGCTTCGTCCATGATCAGAAGCTTGGGGTTGGTGACCAAGGCCCGGACAATCGCCAACTTTTGCTGCTCTCCACCCGACAGCGTGCAGGCAAGTGAGTTGCTGCGCTCGTTCAATCTGGGAAAGAGCTGATAGGCGCGTGATTTTGTCCAAAGACGCCCAGTCGGACCTTCGCGCTCTGCCAGGGTCAGATGCTCGTCCACGGTCAAATCATGAAAAACTTGCCGGCCTTCCGGGACCAAGCCAAGCCAATGCCCATTCTTGCGATGCGATGGATCGAGGCACCGGCTATGTCAGTCTTGTTGAAGGCTAGGGAGCCAGAAGATTTTAGCAGTTCACCGGTTATCATCCTGATCGTCGTCGTCTTGCCCATGCCGTTGCGGCCGACAAGACCGACGACTTCGCGTTCGCCGACGCGGAAATCGACGCCGAAAAGAACCTGAACTGGTCCGTAACCTCCGGTGAGGCCGGACACTTCCAAAAGGCTCACCAATCGTTCCCCGTTCCCAGATAGGCCTGTTGGACTGACTTGCTTGCACGGATGTCGTTGGGATGAGCGGTCGCGATGAGCTGCCCCTCAACCAAAACCGAGATGCGGTCCGCCAGCGCGAAGATCGCATCCATGTCGTGCTCGACCAGGAGGATCGCACACTCGTCCCTCAACGTATCCAACAGCTCCGTGAGGCGTCGCCCTTCATCAGGACCAACTCCGGCCATCGGCTCATCCAGCAGTACAACGCTGGGTTCGAGAGCCAACGCCATTGCCAGTTCCAACTGGCGTCGCTCGCCGTAGGAGAGGGTTGACGCCTTCGCACTGGCACGCTGCGCAAGCCGCACCTTTTCCAGTGCGCACATTGCTTGTTCTGTCGCACTCGCGTCTGCTGTCGCGGGCCGCCACCAATGGAGGGTCGGCAGCTTGCTTCCGATCGCGGCCAGCCGCGCGTTCTCCAGGACAGTGAAGTCGTTAAGTACGCTTGACACCTGGAAAGATCGCGCCAACCCTGCGCGGACCCGCTCGTACGTCGGCATGTTTTCGATGCTTCGACCTCGAAGCGTGACGGTGCCCTTGTCCGGCCGCACTTCTCCCGAAATCTGATTGATAAGAGTCGATTTGCCAGCGCCGTTCGGGCCTATGAGGGCGTGGATCTCGCCCGGCATGAGTGCGAGACTGATGTTGTCGCTCACAACGAGCCCACCAAACGATTTGCAAAGTCCGCGTATCTGGAGGATGGCCTCAGTCATCCCTTCCTCCCAAAGCGCGATTGAGGGCGGGATGAACACCCCTGTCGAAAAGCAGTACCGACAGCACGATGAGCAGCCCGAGAAAGAGACGCCAATAGGTGGTGTACGGCGCCAGGATCACTTCCACGATGACCAGAACGAAAGCCCCAAACATGCCGCCGTAGAGCGATCCAATTCCGCCAAGCGCAGCCATCGCCAGGAGGTCGCCCGACATGATCCAGTGGAGATACGACGGGCTGACGAAATAGTAGTAGTTGGCCGCCAGAATGCCGGCTACGGCGGTCGCAGCGGCAGAAAAGACGAATGACAGCAACTGTAATCGAGGCGTCCTGAAGCCCAGCGCCCTCATTCTGCGCTCGTCACACGCGATCCCGCGAAGCACCGCGCCCATCGACGCGTGCGACAATCGGTAGATGACGAACGAGATCGCCACCAGGACCGCAAGCACCACGTAGTGGAAGGTCACCGTGTCCGCGATCGAGAGTCCCGCGATCGAATTGCGCTCGGGAAGTGCCTTGCCGTCGGCCGCGCCGAATCCCTGAATGCTCGATACGACGATAAAGAACATCTGGGCGAAACCCAGCGTAAGCATGATGAACGACACACCCCGCGTTCTAAGAGAAAGCAGACCGATCAGAGTGGCGACCATTGCCACAAAGCCGATGGCAAGGGGCCATACGATGAACGCGTCCTTCAGACCGGCGAGGTTTGCTGCCAGCACTGCGTACGCTCCAAGACCGAAGAAGGCCGCATGTCCAAAGCTGGCCAGCCCACCGTGCCGGATGGCAAAACCCAACGCGCTAGCGCCAAGCCCATAGATCATGATCCGAGTCACTTCCCCAACGAGGTGACCGCTCAAAAACAGCGGCGCCACGAACGCGCAGAGAAGCAAAGCGAGCAATACGCGGTCGGTGCGTGGCCAGTAACTACTCGCGAGGAATGCCAAC
This genomic interval from Bradyrhizobium sp. NP1 contains the following:
- a CDS encoding flavin-dependent oxidoreductase, which codes for MKIAIAGAGIGGLTAALCLHEQGHEVRVFEAADVLEPLGVGINIMPHASGVLHRLGLGPALDEMAIRTRAIEYRTRFGHLIQSDPRCVEAGFEYPQYSIHRGELQFLLLDEVRARAGADAVTTRKVVTGFSQEENGLHVLFSDGGAFKSEILIGADGFRSKVRRQLYPDEGPARYEGTMMWRGANLQAPFGDGVTMFIAGDHNVKIVCYPISGRAARDGKALVNWVAEVRHDQPRAADEADWSCEGDRNFISEFLDFRMPDIDIEALLTRTQKITRYPMIDRDPLPRWTQGRVTLLGDAAHPMYPIGANGGSQAIIDARALADALDLHPGPKALLNYERVRRPATTQVVLANRKSGPEEVLDIAAARVKGPQDRIEDLISPEELEEVAARYRQVAGFVKKAG
- a CDS encoding chromate resistance protein ChrB domain-containing protein, whose product is MDRVASPWLIKRFIDSDAEFIFVPFGSDVKPPSGAIPFALPGVELGIHDADGSTFRKILRKYKIEDRALEILATIIDSGITHVFSQIERGYTDVAALKDPVGIGLDALSQGMMNISANDNDNIDKSLIFYDSLYAYCRLKVLESDKPEILNVPIPERWNVIKRELTATHMSDSSASGDPALYHRQVS
- a CDS encoding VOC family protein, which gives rise to MADNRHGIPKQIFGPFNDFASLGIVRGNYIALCADEPEAAAEFAVRHMGFYLVHVDSAGRHYLAAGGHDPYSLVYTNGEHGKIDHISYVVNQASELVAAETRLAQIDVPIVRVEKSDLWRHGPALRVRNPGGATIELTVGVRTTEPMACNIFPSEKAPQPLCLDHAVIRAVDIPAAYDFAARVLGLQESGRICDPTDKPLLGFFRSGSDKGKLWHCYAVAASEYDGLHHVQFTLKNKNALEESHAAMEKDGKVNIIWRPMRHGPGHNIAYYFEDYTGNVIEYSTEEEIILDDASYVPRQWSTMESKSISEWDIREFPKIML
- a CDS encoding NAD(P)-dependent oxidoreductase produces the protein MKPGPVGMVGVGNIGLPILRNLLEGGYEVVAFRRTNRECIVSAGAVAAESCAEVSSRCEVIFTVLPGFDALRSVVFAVNGLVKNAREGQILVELSTLGIADKVAIRDELASRGTVMLDGAISATPNMVVAKRGAMFVSGGERECHNLLPILRAILPSVYYMGGFGNAQRIKLCANHLVSVNLSAAAECLALGRKLGIPSKNLVDALVNSGGGSVQLTARAQRMIDGEWSPAMGTNSGLKKDIDLIQEIAREIQCPVPLLTAAARMYGDAIEKGLGDADVASIYEVVSERAGVPPRRS
- a CDS encoding YciI family protein; its protein translation is MSTPSEVSQPGVSKMPKLVSFIVFWYAKDKELDPWITEHLQYIKLLEEKGKLFASGPLSTRKGPNGVTVLLVKDEDEARAIAENEPIVKAGVRDFAVEPWFIHEGAFSLQVCMSDDSAQAS
- a CDS encoding fumarylacetoacetate hydrolase family protein, whose translation is MAEYRLVSLADSRGQKGAILHEGHIFQTVDLIGSDCTVLELLRNWDESRARISSALAQVDLSAVPSIPLEEAKLGAPVQYPGAFFCAGSNYWDHLDEMTESVKQTTGATPTFKKGPEPWFFVKTTRGSIVGTGACIRIPPFTTMLDWEAELGVVIGREASNIPEADALSIVAGYLAINDLSARNLIKREDSPFIYDFLGQKCFDGSAPMGPWLTPAEFVADPQNLDIALTVNGVVKQSSNTSRMVYSIAEQVAYLSRHITLFPGDVIATGTPAGVGMPKKEFLLAGDEVAIEIEGLGRLVNIMKA
- a CDS encoding ABC transporter substrate-binding protein; its protein translation is MKLTGIFVAAFIAAVMSSFASAAPNEIRLGFISPQSRQGGNQGVDMLNAFRLGLEHTGNKLGGLPVKLFTGDDQAKPEVGVQLARQMMERDKIHIMSGLLYSHVSEAVLSTVLPTGRFVMAVSGGETSRAGKNCQPNYFLASWIIASTFQEVGAYLAKEGVKRVAVITNNYAAGWDVVSGVKRGYGKDLVAEVLVTLGQSDYGAEISRLRAANPEVIVEFLPGAPGAAFLLQLKQSGLREAVKIYTQTTIADVSTFKATGDAAIDLVHVGNWSENLDNAANRKFVEAYREQYGETPSILAAMAYDTVLLLNAAVTAVNGDVENSDAFREALRNVKYDSIRGYFAFNNNHFPIQNYYLNRVSKTKSGELKNDLLATLTEAGMDQYHQDCPMK
- a CDS encoding ABC transporter ATP-binding protein, encoding MTEAILQIRGLCKSFGGLVVSDNISLALMPGEIHALIGPNGAGKSTLINQISGEVRPDKGTVTLRGRSIENMPTYERVRAGLARSFQVSSVLNDFTVLENARLAAIGSKLPTLHWWRPATADASATEQAMCALEKVRLAQRASAKASTLSYGERRQLELAMALALEPSVVLLDEPMAGVGPDEGRRLTELLDTLRDECAILLVEHDMDAIFALADRISVLVEGQLIATAHPNDIRASKSVQQAYLGTGNDW
- a CDS encoding branched-chain amino acid ABC transporter permease, translated to MIYGLGASALGFAIRHGGLASFGHAAFFGLGAYAVLAANLAGLKDAFIVWPLAIGFVAMVATLIGLLSLRTRGVSFIMLTLGFAQMFFIVVSSIQGFGAADGKALPERNSIAGLSIADTVTFHYVVLAVLVAISFVIYRLSHASMGAVLRGIACDERRMRALGFRTPRLQLLSFVFSAAATAVAGILAANYYYFVSPSYLHWIMSGDLLAMAALGGIGSLYGGMFGAFVLVIVEVILAPYTTYWRLFLGLLIVLSVLLFDRGVHPALNRALGGRDD